The DNA region CCGTGTGGTCGAGAACATCTCCCAGACCATTACGCACACCGTGGAAAGGGAGTTGCAGGAGAGTCTCTCCAGAGCGCTCATCGAAGGCGAGTTCTACCGTGAAATGAACGAGGAAATGCGCAACGGCCTCCAGACCATCTACAAGGAAATCCGCAACGCCTCGCAACCGGACGAGATGCGCAGCTCCGAGCTGTCCACGGAGGAGCTCTTCAGCGAGGCCTCCCAACAGCTCGACGACATCCTCTCCACCACCGAGGAGGCCACGGTCTCCATCATGGATGTGGTGGAAAAGCACCTGGAACTGCAGAACAAGTCAACAGAGCTTCTTGCCGGCCTGCGGCGTACACGCAAATCCAACCTAGCCATCCGCGAGCTCATCGACATCAACGACGAGCTCGGCCAGAACCTCGTGCAGATAATGACCTCGCTCAGCTTTCAGGATCTGACTGGCCAGCGCATCAAGAAGATCATCAATGCGCTCAAAGCCATAGAAACCACGGTGTTCGAGCTCTACCTCTCCACCGGGCTCACCCTGAAGGCGCGCGAAGAAGCCCCGGACAAGGACATCAAGTCCATCCGGGAAGAATCGAAAGCTCGGGTCTCGCAGCTCAAGGGGCCGCAGCGGGAGTCCTCGCAACAAGACGTGGACGACCTGCTCGGCCAGCTGGGACTCGAATAACGGAGATATTCATGGAAACGAAACAGATCACAATTATCGGCGCCGGCCCGGCAGGGCTCTCCGCCGCTATTTACGCCGCCCGCGCCGGCCTTTCCACGCTGGTTCTCGGCTGCCAGCCCAAGATTGCTGGCGACTACGAGATCGACAACTACTTCGGCTTTCCGGAGACCATCTCCGGCAAGGAGCTCATCGAGCGCGGCCGCGCCCAGGCGGAGCGGTTCGGCGCCGAGATCCGTTGCGATCGCGTCCTGTCCATCCACATGGACGAGGATATGCGCTTTACCGTCAAGACCAAGGACACCGAGATAAAGACCTGCGCCGTCATCCTGGCCACGGGCGTCTCCCGTGTGAAGCCGGGCATTGATAACCTGGGTGACTACG from Oceanidesulfovibrio marinus includes:
- a CDS encoding protein phosphatase CheZ; amino-acid sequence: MFSQNTVMERLVEKISSRVVENISQTITHTVERELQESLSRALIEGEFYREMNEEMRNGLQTIYKEIRNASQPDEMRSSELSTEELFSEASQQLDDILSTTEEATVSIMDVVEKHLELQNKSTELLAGLRRTRKSNLAIRELIDINDELGQNLVQIMTSLSFQDLTGQRIKKIINALKAIETTVFELYLSTGLTLKAREEAPDKDIKSIREESKARVSQLKGPQRESSQQDVDDLLGQLGLE